One window from the genome of Bacteroidota bacterium encodes:
- a CDS encoding GH92 family glycosyl hydrolase, whose amino-acid sequence MKLSFRISIPLAIIILLAFTSCNRNDVKKIHIIPKPWNVWDNKGYFDFSGDTRILYDGLAPESKEVAVYFAEKIAASTGTELAIEDVTNVKSISNDILFSLQGADSLLGDEGYFLQIKRNHVILQANTARGLFYGVQTMLQLMPPEIECKGGLAGSDLRLPCVFVRDKPAFQWRGMHLDVGRHFFPADSVKKFIDLLALHKMNTFHWHLTEDQGWRIEIKKYPRLAEVSAWRQNRDGSRYGGYYTQDEVRDIVDYASSRYITIVPEIEMPGHSLAALAAYPEYSCTGGPFQVTDRWGVYEDVYCAGKEGTFTFLEGILDEVTELFPGKYIHIGGDECPKARWEKCPDCQRRIRVERLADEHELQSYFIKRMEKYLNGKGKSIIGWDEILEGGLAPEATVMSWRGVSGGIEAAQQGHDVVMSPTSHCYFDYYQGDPSQEPKAIGGFTPLEKVYGFDPVPAALNEEEANFILGGQGNLWTEYIPTWSHLEYMALPRMSALSEVLWTSSKRRDYDSFLERLGYLFDRLDAMGYHYRIPEPGLPHGEVFLTNDTVITLESPFHQAKVWVAIDDDSTGKLYSGKLVVDRDMTVRARTVMPDGRQSIEARTRFEVLNEYARYVNPFIGTDGHGHTFPGATTPFGMVQLSPDTRKDSWDGCSGYHYSDSTILGFSMTHLSGTGVGDYGDFRFMPGTGEVQIMPGSEEDPGSGYRSRFRHDTESASPGYYKVFLDDYGVSVELTATPRAGLQRYVFPKSGQSHVLIDLKEGVTSDKVIESEVRIVSDRAVEGFRRTRGWADDQYLYFYAEFSKAFKDFGIAESGEVKEGKDHAKGNDLKAYVSFSTDSSELIMVKTGISAVSAENARKNLMQEIPGFDFNKVRRDALVQWNDELGRISVSGGSEEERISFYTALYHSFIAPNLYSDVDGKYRGHDLQVHESKTGNIYTVFSLWDTFRALHPLFTIIQQERTNELINTMLDIYRTGGLLPVWELAANETWCMIGYHSIPVIADAYAKGIRGYDADLALRAMIRSAGQDHHGLKYLRQYGYIPAGKEGESVSKTLEYAYDDWCIAQMGQWLGKSGTYEEFIQRAQYYKNLYDPSTGFMRGKINGMFVEPFNPAEVNFMLTEANTWQYNFFVPQDVAGLMELMGGEEAFNRKLDEMFNAPQDLAGRQQADITGLIGQYAHGNEPSHHMAYLYNYSGQPWKTQELVRRIMKEMYTDKPDGLCGNEDCGQMSAWYVLSAMGLYAVVPGIPEYAIGSPLFDTVRINLENGKTFTLIAKGNGPGNPYIQSAVLNGILLEKCYITQEDIMDGGELILDMGKEPSTTWGVAPENRPHSAIRDFLITPVPFVKATGKTFTQSMEVSLGTILDGCTIYYTLDDSEPTTESMTYTSPFVITENTTLKAFAVKEGLVPSKVVEASFNKMPEGRSLEIRNPYNTQYTAGGDIALIDQLRGGDNFRTGFWQGYYGVDLEVILDLGKIQDIHVIGIGFLQDQKSWIFMPEEVSFYFSDDKNDFQAAGTVKNDVDEKYEGGIIKDFMLQGLNEQVRYIKIIARNRGVCPEWHVGAGNKAWIFADEIIVE is encoded by the coding sequence ATGAAACTCTCCTTCCGCATTTCCATCCCTCTGGCAATCATTATCCTGTTGGCCTTTACATCCTGCAACCGGAACGATGTAAAAAAGATCCACATCATACCCAAGCCCTGGAATGTTTGGGATAATAAAGGATATTTTGATTTTAGCGGAGATACGAGGATTTTATATGATGGGTTGGCGCCTGAGTCTAAAGAGGTGGCAGTTTATTTTGCCGAAAAAATCGCTGCATCAACGGGAACAGAGTTGGCCATAGAAGATGTTACCAATGTAAAGAGTATCAGTAATGATATTCTGTTTTCTTTGCAGGGGGCCGACAGCCTCCTGGGAGATGAAGGATATTTCCTGCAGATCAAAAGAAACCATGTAATCCTGCAGGCTAACACAGCCAGGGGGCTTTTTTACGGGGTTCAGACCATGCTGCAGCTTATGCCTCCGGAGATAGAGTGCAAGGGTGGTCTTGCAGGATCTGACCTGCGCTTACCCTGTGTCTTCGTGCGCGACAAGCCCGCGTTCCAATGGCGCGGCATGCACCTGGATGTAGGCCGGCATTTCTTTCCGGCCGACTCGGTGAAGAAATTCATTGACCTGCTGGCTTTGCACAAGATGAACACCTTTCACTGGCACCTGACCGAAGACCAGGGATGGAGGATAGAGATAAAAAAATACCCGCGGCTGGCTGAGGTGTCTGCCTGGAGACAGAACCGCGACGGAAGCCGTTACGGGGGTTATTATACCCAGGATGAAGTCAGGGATATTGTTGATTACGCATCAAGCCGGTACATAACCATAGTTCCGGAGATTGAAATGCCCGGTCACAGCCTGGCTGCCCTGGCCGCTTACCCGGAATATTCCTGTACCGGCGGGCCGTTCCAGGTCACCGACCGCTGGGGTGTGTACGAAGACGTATACTGTGCCGGTAAAGAAGGCACTTTTACCTTCCTGGAAGGGATTTTGGATGAAGTGACGGAACTGTTCCCCGGGAAATACATCCATATCGGTGGGGATGAGTGTCCGAAAGCCCGATGGGAAAAATGCCCTGATTGCCAGCGCAGGATACGGGTAGAAAGACTGGCCGATGAGCATGAATTGCAGAGTTACTTCATCAAGAGGATGGAGAAATACCTGAATGGAAAAGGCAAGAGCATCATAGGCTGGGATGAGATCCTGGAGGGCGGTTTGGCGCCGGAAGCCACCGTAATGTCGTGGCGCGGTGTCAGCGGCGGTATTGAAGCCGCACAGCAGGGACATGATGTGGTGATGAGTCCGACATCGCACTGTTATTTTGATTATTACCAGGGTGATCCTTCTCAGGAACCCAAAGCTATCGGAGGGTTTACTCCCCTGGAAAAGGTTTACGGGTTTGATCCTGTTCCTGCCGCACTGAATGAAGAAGAGGCGAACTTTATCCTGGGTGGCCAGGGAAACCTTTGGACAGAATACATCCCAACCTGGAGCCACCTTGAATACATGGCCCTGCCCAGGATGTCGGCGTTATCGGAGGTGCTGTGGACTTCCTCCAAGCGCAGGGATTATGACTCTTTCCTGGAAAGACTGGGTTATCTTTTTGACCGTTTGGATGCCATGGGTTATCATTACAGGATCCCTGAACCCGGCTTACCACACGGTGAAGTGTTTTTAACCAACGACACAGTTATTACGCTGGAAAGTCCTTTTCACCAGGCTAAAGTCTGGGTAGCCATTGACGATGACAGTACAGGAAAACTATATTCAGGGAAACTTGTGGTAGACAGGGATATGACCGTTAGGGCCCGCACTGTCATGCCTGATGGGCGGCAAAGCATAGAAGCCCGTACCCGTTTCGAGGTACTCAATGAATATGCCCGTTATGTGAATCCTTTCATCGGGACAGATGGTCACGGGCATACATTTCCCGGGGCCACTACCCCTTTCGGTATGGTACAACTCAGTCCGGATACACGAAAAGACAGTTGGGACGGATGCTCGGGATATCATTATTCCGACAGTACCATCCTGGGATTCAGTATGACACATCTCAGCGGAACCGGGGTAGGTGATTACGGTGATTTCCGTTTCATGCCAGGAACGGGAGAAGTGCAAATAATGCCCGGCAGTGAGGAGGATCCCGGGTCAGGATACCGGTCGCGCTTCCGTCATGATACCGAATCGGCCTCCCCGGGATATTACAAGGTTTTTCTGGATGACTACGGTGTTTCCGTTGAACTGACAGCTACACCGAGGGCCGGATTGCAACGATATGTATTCCCCAAATCCGGTCAATCGCATGTGCTGATAGACCTGAAAGAAGGCGTAACCAGCGATAAGGTCATTGAATCGGAGGTAAGGATTGTGAGCGACAGGGCGGTGGAAGGATTTCGCCGTACAAGGGGCTGGGCAGATGACCAATACCTCTATTTTTACGCAGAGTTCAGCAAAGCTTTTAAAGATTTTGGAATTGCAGAATCAGGAGAGGTAAAGGAAGGTAAGGATCATGCCAAAGGGAACGACCTCAAGGCTTATGTCAGTTTCAGTACCGACAGCAGCGAGCTTATAATGGTCAAGACGGGAATTTCTGCCGTTAGTGCTGAGAATGCCCGCAAAAACCTGATGCAGGAGATACCGGGTTTTGATTTCAATAAGGTACGCAGGGATGCGCTGGTGCAATGGAATGACGAACTGGGAAGGATATCTGTATCAGGGGGCAGTGAAGAGGAGAGGATAAGTTTCTATACTGCACTGTATCATTCTTTTATAGCACCGAACCTATATTCTGATGTAGACGGCAAATACCGGGGGCATGACTTGCAGGTACATGAGAGCAAAACGGGTAATATCTATACGGTCTTTTCGCTCTGGGATACCTTCAGGGCGCTTCATCCGCTTTTTACGATCATACAGCAGGAGAGGACCAACGAGCTTATCAACACCATGCTTGACATATACCGGACCGGAGGTTTGCTGCCGGTATGGGAACTTGCTGCCAATGAGACCTGGTGCATGATCGGCTATCATTCTATCCCTGTTATTGCGGATGCCTATGCCAAGGGTATCCGGGGATATGATGCTGATCTGGCATTACGGGCCATGATACGAAGTGCCGGGCAGGATCATCACGGATTAAAGTATTTAAGGCAGTATGGGTATATCCCGGCAGGTAAAGAAGGCGAATCGGTTTCCAAAACTCTTGAGTACGCTTACGATGACTGGTGTATAGCACAGATGGGGCAATGGCTTGGTAAGAGCGGGACATACGAGGAGTTTATCCAACGGGCCCAGTATTACAAGAACCTTTACGATCCATCCACTGGTTTTATGCGTGGAAAGATCAACGGCATGTTCGTAGAGCCGTTTAACCCGGCCGAAGTAAATTTCATGCTCACCGAGGCCAACACATGGCAATATAATTTCTTTGTCCCCCAGGATGTTGCAGGTTTAATGGAGCTGATGGGAGGAGAGGAAGCATTCAACCGGAAGCTGGACGAGATGTTCAATGCTCCTCAGGATCTGGCTGGCCGTCAGCAGGCGGATATCACCGGGTTGATAGGGCAGTATGCACACGGGAACGAGCCCAGCCACCATATGGCCTATTTGTATAATTACTCAGGCCAGCCCTGGAAAACACAGGAGCTTGTGCGCAGGATCATGAAAGAGATGTACACAGACAAACCTGACGGCTTATGCGGCAATGAAGACTGCGGACAAATGTCGGCCTGGTATGTGTTGAGTGCCATGGGATTGTATGCTGTGGTTCCCGGCATCCCTGAATATGCGATTGGCAGTCCGCTCTTCGATACGGTACGGATCAACCTTGAGAATGGCAAAACCTTCACCCTCATAGCAAAGGGCAACGGCCCAGGCAATCCGTATATCCAGTCTGCCGTTTTGAACGGTATTTTGTTGGAGAAGTGTTACATAACCCAGGAAGACATTATGGATGGAGGGGAGCTGATCCTGGATATGGGAAAAGAGCCATCAACGACCTGGGGAGTTGCTCCTGAAAACAGGCCACATTCGGCCATCCGTGATTTTCTGATCACACCCGTCCCATTTGTCAAGGCAACAGGGAAAACGTTTACACAAAGCATGGAGGTTTCGCTGGGAACCATCCTGGATGGATGCACCATTTACTATACGCTGGATGATAGTGAGCCAACAACAGAATCGATGACATACACATCTCCTTTTGTTATTACGGAAAACACAACATTGAAGGCCTTTGCAGTGAAAGAAGGTCTGGTCCCCAGCAAAGTTGTGGAAGCATCCTTTAACAAGATGCCGGAAGGACGGAGTCTGGAGATCAGGAATCCATACAACACTCAATATACTGCCGGGGGAGATATTGCTCTCATCGACCAATTGCGGGGAGGTGATAATTTCAGGACAGGCTTCTGGCAGGGATATTATGGAGTTGACCTTGAGGTTATTCTTGATTTAGGAAAGATTCAGGATATCCATGTCATTGGGATAGGTTTCCTGCAGGATCAGAAATCCTGGATTTTTATGCCGGAAGAAGTGAGCTTTTATTTCTCGGATGATAAGAATGATTTCCAAGCGGCCGGAACGGTGAAAAACGATGTGGATGAGAAGTATGAAGGAGGCATCATCAAGGATTTCATGTTGCAAGGACTTAATGAACAGGTCCGGTACATAAAGATAATAGCGCGGAACCGTGGTGTTTGCCCCGAATGGCATGTAGGAGCGGGGAATAAGGCATGGATATTCGCGGATGAGATTATTGTGGAATAA
- a CDS encoding peroxiredoxin has protein sequence MAVLVGKKAPLFEADAVINGGEFVEKFSLEQFIGKKHVIFFFYPLDFTFVCPTEILAFQQKLDEFEKRNVAVVGCSIDSKFSHWAWLNTPVDKGGIQGVTFPIVSDLSKTISENYDVLAGEYDYNDDGEMEFEGEPVAYRGLFLIDKQGIVRHQVVNDLPLGRSVDETLRMVDALQYFEEHGEVCPADWHKGDEAMQATAEGVANYLGKKHGH, from the coding sequence ATGGCAGTTTTAGTAGGAAAAAAAGCACCTTTATTTGAAGCCGATGCAGTAATCAACGGCGGAGAATTTGTGGAGAAATTCTCCCTTGAGCAGTTCATCGGGAAAAAACATGTAATTTTCTTCTTTTATCCTCTCGACTTCACCTTTGTTTGCCCGACCGAAATCCTTGCATTCCAGCAAAAACTGGATGAATTTGAGAAAAGGAATGTGGCTGTTGTCGGTTGTTCCATCGACTCCAAGTTCTCTCACTGGGCCTGGCTTAACACTCCGGTAGATAAAGGCGGTATCCAGGGCGTTACCTTCCCCATTGTTTCCGACCTTTCCAAAACCATTTCTGAAAACTATGATGTGTTAGCCGGTGAATATGATTATAACGACGATGGTGAAATGGAATTTGAAGGAGAACCGGTTGCTTACCGCGGTCTCTTCCTCATCGACAAACAGGGGATAGTCCGCCACCAGGTAGTCAACGACCTTCCGCTTGGCCGTAGCGTAGATGAAACGCTCCGTATGGTTGATGCCCTGCAGTACTTCGAAGAACATGGTGAAGTTTGTCCGGCCGACTGGCATAAAGGCGACGAAGCCATGCAGGCAACCGCAGAAGGTGTGGCTAATTACCTTGGGAAAAAACATGGTCATTAA